The Gasterosteus aculeatus chromosome 12, fGasAcu3.hap1.1, whole genome shotgun sequence DNA window CTAAGCTTAACCCCTCTATACCTGTTCTTCATTAAttctgcgctctgcgcttgggtcgactcctgtctcctgtgatgcATTACACAGAGCCTATTTATAGCTGCAATAAAGTTGGACCAATGAAAGAACGGTTTGCTCATTCCTGGTATTGTTATCTAATATTTAGATGACTGTTGGATCTTGCAGTGTCCACAAAAACCAAACGGGGGCACGAAGGGGCAAATGCATCATTGTATCATATTAATCCCGAATCggaacaacaaacaaactatAGGTGGGAAAATACCCTGAAACACTGCAACAATGTTTCAATAAATTACAGTTACGTCACTTTTAAACCGAAATAAGGATGGCTATGGCACATGCACAGGCTCAGAGGCAGATTGCATCACATTTAATTTACAATTACCATACATAGCAGttacattaattaaaattaaaaatgtaaagttacaAATCACAACCCGAttcttccctctctctgtccatctCCTCTCATGACTGATGGTTGCAGATGTCCCCCTGACAGTTTCCCGACTTCATCCAATTTAGCATATTTATATGAATGTtgctgaatgaatgaagttAGCTGTGGGCTGACGTTAGCTGCACAAACCAGGCTAATGCTGGCTTGTGTGTACGTGAAAAGAGGAGctcaaatgcatttatttattaaacatgtgggtttgttacaaaaaaaaatttcacacgttttttttcatttttttttcatttcattcaattcatgttgctattttgtgtaaaaatcgacttataaatatatataggtAGACCTATAGGTAGACCAAACCTACAATTCCAGCCCCATAGTCAGCTACCATTGGGGGTAGAATCTACCCCTTGAGGAAGGCTGGCATGTCATGAATAGGaaatcattttaatcatttaatattgctgaatctttattttcttcaaatatCATGTAATATTTTAGTTAATTCATGAGTGAAAACGCATGGTACATCTCTTTTAACATTATGCCAACATTCAAATTTTTGGATTGTTTTGAATCCATCGACAGTACATGTGGTCATAACGTCAGGGGTTCAGGGATTGATTTAATATGTTGAGTGTCGGGAGTCTAAACCTAATGCTTTGTAACTTCAAAGCAGTCAATCAAAGTTGTACATGCTGTTAGCAACATGAGGCGGAGCAGTGGGTGATGAAGGGTTAAAACATATGAGAGGCAAGTGCTTCTGCTTCTGTCCTGCTCGTTACAGGAGGACATTATTCACTCCATGGTCTTCTCTGCCTCATCAGCGGACAGCTCCTCCTGTTTCTCTTCCTGatcctcctcctgtttctcctcctttttctcttcctgatcctcctcctgtttctcctcctttttctcgccctgatcctcctcctgtttctcctcctttttctcgccctgatcctcctcctttttctcgccctgatcctcctcctgtttctcctcctttttctcgcCCTGATCCTCCTCCTGTTTATCCTCATCTGCTGCGGGATCTGAGTACAGGCAGGATGTGTTGCCGTCTTTCCATGTGACCATGATGTTTCCTGCTTTGAGCTCGCTCACTTCCCCGTTGTTTCCCGTCATCAGCCTTTCAAGTGATGGTTTGCTGCTGTCATCTCTGAGCACTGAAATGATCCGCAGCGCCTCACCTTtaacagaaacagcagcagctgccttGTACTTTGCGATCTTCTTTCTATTCCTGTGGACAAGTTTAAAACTATGTCACTGAAGGGTCTTCAAAATATCCACAttcatatttatacatattattTTGCCAACATGAAGATGTCATTGTTTACTTGCTGGCCATGGTTCCCATTCCCAGGAGCAGAAAACCAATAAGAAGGCAGACAAAGGCCAGTCCCAGCAGCACAAAAGTCCATGTGGTTGCTGTAACGGGAAGAAAACTGCTGAACAAACAGTTTCACCCGACTGGAACACTGTGAGGAGTAAACATATGAACCAGGACTGCTGGGAGCACACAGAAAATAAGAGGCGAGGTCAGCTCACAAGTAACACAAAACACTAAACTGAACTCGCTAACCCATTGCCAAACCTGGGGCCGTTAGGGAGAAGCCATCCTGCTTCCAGAACTTTCCTTCTTCCTTGGAGTTTTACGGTGAATCACATCCAATGGAAGCTTCTGTTTTGCTGAATAAACCCTTTCAACCACATGAATGACACCCAAGTACCCAAATGCTTAAGAACCATGTTTTGTATATTTCAGTGATAAATTCCTGCTATGAGATGTACTGTAAATTATTGTAATGACACTAATGCTGAACTGGAATCTGAAAAGAAGAGGTTCTACCTGTATTAGGATCTTTAAATTAATCTGTGAATACTAGGGTAACGTTGTCTGCAGCTTGAGTTTTGTCAAAATTATCTGACGCTAACACTGGTGAATTCTTATCTATGTGAGGCGCTGTTAAACACCTCACCGTCTAGCAAATTTTCGCtccatcgaatagttgcttggacgttgtttagcggcaacgttacttctattagcgttagcattagcttagcagctaacctggtgatgtcttccctccctgcctctcctgctctttcttgctcggtgtgtcacatgtttagctattcctctgcctcccttaccGATAAcggtacatgtaagaagtgtagtatatttgataaattggaggcgaggcttagtgagctagaagcacggctccgcaccatggaagctcagtcgttagccgctgtagttaccccgcccacccccgtagccggtgcgggccacatagacgtagcgttcgctcctgctagccgtcccccggcaacccccgagcagccgggaggctgggtgactgtccggagtaagcataagtctaagtcgaagcacacggttaaccaccaaccacttcacgtttcaaaccgcttctccccactcggcgacacacccgctgagaagccaactctggtgataggtagctccattctgaggaacgtgaagttagcgaaaccagggaccatagttacgTGTATACCGGGagccagagcgggcgacattgagtcttatcttaaactgctggctaaggataaacgtaaatacagtaagattgtaatacatgtcggcggtaatgactcccgattacgttgctcggaggtcactaaagttaatgtggaatcggtgtgtacatacgctaaaacaatgtcggacaccgtagttttctctggccccctcccaaacttgacaagtgacgacatgtatagccgcatgtcgtcattccgccgctggttgtcgaggtggtgcccagtaaataatgtgggcttcgttgatcactggaagacgttttggggagagcctggtctgattaggagggacggcatccatcccactttggacggagctgaacttctttctaagaacctgacccagtttcttagtggacttaatccatgacccagagttcagaccagggagcagagtcgcagtcttacacacttctctgcgcttcaatctgagcagtcactcagcataatgaaccctatagagaccttgtctgccccacggacacacttatctaagttaaaggtaaacaaccgaggagttgtagtaaataacttaattaaagttaaaactaataatgcaatagtgcaacaaaataggagaattaaagggggtcttttgaatatcagatctctgtcatctaaagctgttttggtaaatgaactaatatcagatcaccatgttgatgtattttgtcttactgaaacgtggttgttgaatggggaatatttctgtttaaatgaagcgactcctccgagtcatgttaatactcatattccccgaggcacaggccgaggggggggagtggcagctatttatgactcctgccttttaataaactttaaacctaaggtggattgtaactcatttgaaagcctggttttcagtctttcgcaaccgacctggaaaataatccagccggttctctttgtaatagtgtacagggccccaggtccttattcagaatttctttctgaattttcacagttcttaacgagtttggtccttaaaacggacaaggtaattattgtgggtgactttaacattcatgtggatgtcgacaacgacagccttagtactgcatttctttcattgttagattcaattggtttctgtcagtgtgtaaataaaccaactcactgttttaaccacactctcgacttggttcttgtgtatgggattgagattgaacatttaacaatttttccacagaaccctctcctgtcggaccattgtctgataacctttgaatttctactatcagaaccacctcctcctgccaaaggtttctacagtcgacgcttatcggataccgctgtagccttatttaaagaagccattccttctgctctaagttcagtgccctgcctcaagatacaagaagactcctgtgaaaacctcagtccgtctcagaacgataattttgtcgatactgctacaggctctttgagagtggcacTGGACGccattgctcctctggaaagaagaatagcaacaagaaggaagtctgcaccgtggtataaccctcaaacacggaacctaaagcaaactgtgcggaagcttgaacgattatggcgttccaccaaatcagaaggatctaggctagtttggcaagacagccttaaaacgtataagaaggctctccgtaacgcaagagcatcttattactcatcattaatagagaaaaataaaaacaactccaggtttctcttcagcactgtagcccgactgacagagagtcacagctctgtcgagccgtgtattcctttggacctcactagtaacgacttcatgaatttcttcaatgataagattctgactatcaaagagaaaattgatggtctcctgccttcaaccagtgccgacctgtcctccttggatgcagcagtgggccctgatgcctgtttggatgccttctcttccatcaaccttgatcaactgacttctttattttcaaagtctaaatcttctacttgtctcttggatccgattccgaccaaactgcttaaggaagtttttcctttagttagcacatccttattagatattatgaatctgtctttgttgacaggacatgtaccacagtccttcaaggtagctgtaattaaacctcttcttaagaaacctactcttgctccagaggtgttggctaactacagacctatctccaatcttcccttcctctctaagatccttgagaaatccgtcgcaaatcaattatgtgactttctacaaaacaatgctttgttcgaggatttccagtcaggattccgagtgcatcacagtacagaaacagcactggtaaaaattacgaatgatcttctacttgcatcggaccaaggactcatctcttttcttgtcttgctggacctcagtgccgcatttgataccatagaccattgtatcctgttgcagagactagaacatttaattggtatcaaaggaactgcactcagctggtttaaatcctacctatcggaccgatccca harbors:
- the LOC120811450 gene encoding uncharacterized protein LOC120811450; translation: MLFGAWIILFPLLLGARAFMIHNTQSSLCLAESSATGEVLLKKCNVDSESQQWIWIDRSKLMCVGSSRCLSALQSQLLGTRPCLGSEVDATGLLWDCDRGRLVSRNTSTLLSADGWRLVLTHDSKLSKWKSLDVGDICQEKLRSKRASDDLEEFEATEQQTGKAGAMTDEQREYFRWYYRTEDPTTWTFVLLGLAFVCLLIGFLLLGMGTMASKNRKKIAKYKAAAAVSVKGEALRIISVLRDDSSKPSLERLMTGNNGEVSELKAGNIMVTWKDGNTSCLYSDPAADEDKQEEDQGEKKEEKQEEDQGEKKEEDQGEKKEEKQEEDQGEKKEEKQEEDQEEKKEEKQEEDQEEKQEELSADEAEKTME